In Candidatus Methylomirabilota bacterium, the genomic stretch CTCTCCCAGGAAGAACCAGGACCCCCGGCGGGGATGGATGATGGTGGTATTCTTTCCGACCCAGCCGATCCCAGCCAACGCGCTAAAATCCCGCTCCAGCACCGGTCCAGTATCTACATATGCCCGCCCCTCGATCGACTCCCCCATCTCGTCCCGGATCTTCGCCAGAAGCTCACCCAGACGAGCCTCCATGATCTCGTGGTAGTCATCCCCCCAGGCGTAGCGAGAGATCCAACCCCGGAGCCCGTCTTCAGGCATGTCCTCCCGGTGAAGGGGAACGTAGTAGTTGAGGGCGACCGAGATGATCGATTTCGCCCAGGGGAGAAAGTCTCCTGGGTGGAGGCGCTTCCCCGCCCCTCGCTCCATGTACTCCATCTCTCCGGCGAAGCCTCGCCTCAACCATTCGGCGAAAGAAGCGCCGTGGGGTGGTTCAATGACCGGCGAGATCCCCACCAGGTCAAAACCGACCTCACGCGCAAGCTCCTTCACCCGCCGCGAAAGACGCCCTCCTGCTCGCCATATTCCCAAGAGATCCCTCTCTCCCATGACATCGTCAGTATGCCATAAGACGTCCCCCCGAAAAAGAAACTTGCGAGGGATCGGTCCTCATGCCCACAGCCCGAGCCCTTATTGCATGCGGCATTAGAGGATATTACCCTTTGGAGGAAATAGAGACGTATGCTACCCTTCCATGAGAGTCGAAGGGACATGCGCATGGATGGAACAAAGGTGCGAGAAGTCCTGGAGGCGGTAAGGGAGGGGAAGCTCTCCACCGAAGAGGCGGTAGACCGGTTGAAGCTTTTGCCGTATGAGGAGCTGGGCTTCGCCACGCTGGACAGCCACCGGAGTCTCCGCCAGGGCTTTCCCGAAGTCCTCTTCTGCCCCGGGAAGACCATCGACCAGATTGTCCACATCGCCGACCGGCTGCTGTGCCAGCACGGGTACCTCCTGGCCACGCGCGCGAGCGAAGAGATCTCTGACGCCATTGCTAAAATTGACGGGTCGGTCGAGTTCAATGCGCTTGCCCGCACCGTCGTCATCCGCCGAGAGCAAAGGCCACCGACGACAGGCGTGGTCCTGGTGATGACTGCCGGGACCGCCGACATCCCGGTGGCCGAGGAGGCGGTGGTGACCGCCGATTTCCTGGGGAGCCACGTCGAAAAGGTCTACGATGTGGGGGTGGCGGGACTGCACCGGTTACTTCACAAATGGGAGGAGCTTCAGAGGGCCCGGGTCCTCCTCGTGGTAGCGGGAATGGACGGGGTCCTCCCTAGCGTTGTGGGGGGAATGACATCGAAGCCACTCATCGCCGTTCCTACGAGCGTCGGGTATGGAGCCAGTTTCGGTGGACTCTCCGCCCTTCTGACCATGCTCAATTCCTGTGCGGCCGGAACGGCAGTGGTCAACATTGACAACGGCTTCGGCGCCGGTGTGCTCGCTCACCGGATCAACCTCCTCGGAGAACACGGCTAGAATGCTGGAATGCTAGGAGGCTAGGACGTTTGCAAGCTCGGAAGTTAGAAACTGCAGTCTTCATTAACGGGAGAGACAGATCGTGCTCCTTGGTTTTCTAAGCGCCCACGCTCCCGAATTCCAGCGTCCTAGCGTCCCAGCCTCCTAGCTTTCAAGCGATTAATTATGCGAATTGCGTATTTCGATTGCTACAGTGGAATTAGCGGAGACATGATCCTGGGGGCGTTGGTGGATGCCGGACTGCCCCTCGAGGCGCTCCGATCCGAGATCGCAAAACTCAAACTCACCGGTGTCGATCTAAAAGCGGAGAAAGTCAAACGGGGCGGATTCGTCGGAACACGGGTCCAGGTGATCACGCCTCAGGAGCACCATTCCCATCGCCATCTTTCGGATATCCTCACACTCCTCGAAAAGACCGATCTGCCGGAGATAGTCCTTGCACGGGCCCGCCAGATTTTCACACAGCTGGGAGAGGCAGAGGCTGCCGTCCACGGGGTCCCCGTGGAGCGGATTCATTTCCATGAGATCGGAGCATTAGACACGATCGTGGACGTGACGGGGGCGATCGTCGGACTCAACGCCCTCGGGATCCGCGAGGTCTATGCCTCGGCCCTAAATTTGGGCGGAGGAAAGATCCACGCAGCCCATGGTGAGCTGCCGGTCCCGGCCCCCGGGACCGCCGGCATCCTTCGTGGCGTGCCTGTCTATGGGAGCCCGGTCGAAGCGGAATTGACGACCCCGACGGGGGCTGCCATCATTTCCACGGTTGCCAATGGCTTCGGGGTACTTCCTCCACTCCAAGTAGATCAGATCGGCTATGGGGCGGGAAGCCTGGACCTTCCGGGCCGGGCGAACCTGCTCCGGCTGATTGTGGGCGAAAGGATCGAAGACTTGGAAAGCGACGAAATCGCGCTCGTCGAGGCGAATATTGACGACATGAACCCCCAGCTTTACGAGCCACTGATGGAGGCTCTTTTTCGCGCCGGGGCCCTCGACGTCTTTCTCACCCCGGTGATCATGAAGAAGTCCCGCCCCGCTACAGTCGTCTCGGCCATCGTTCCGGCAGGACTCGAGGGGAGCATCGGACCGATCCTCCTCAGCTTCAGCAGCACCTTCGGCGTCCGCTCCAGGAGAATGCACCGCCAGATGCTTCCGCGGGAGGTCCTCGCAGTCCAGACCCGCTTTGGAGAAGTGCGGGTGAAGGTGGGCCGACTGCACGGTCGGCCAATCCACCTCGCTCCCGAATACGAAGATTGTCGGCGGCTGGCCGAGGCAGCAGGGACTGCAGCCGGCGAGATCATGGCGGCTGCGGTCGAGGCGGCCGGCGCCCTGTTGCCTCGCCTCAACGAGCAAGAGGCGTAAGAGTTACCCCCCATCTCCTTTCCCGCCCACCTGTGGGATCGACTGCCGGAGCTGATCCACCCCCCGGAGCAGAAGGTCGATGGCGTGCGGGTCGAGACGTTGACCTCCCAGGCGATAGGGATCGAGAAAATTTTCGAGCGAATGAGCGATCTGTGTCAGCTTGTCAAAGCCCATCGTGGTTGACATCCCTTTGATGGAGTGGGCTGACCGAAAGAGGCCATCAATCGCCTCTGCATCCTCAGGTTGGGCCTTCAACTGGAGCAAATGCTCATCCATCCGCTGCAGATGCTCTTGGGAGTCTTTCAGGAAGATATGCAGGTACTTGGTAAGATCCATCGGTTGAAGCCTCTGTCAGAGAGACGTATTGTCTTCCTCTGGGCTCGATCTTTACAGGGTTTTCTAGGCGTGTTATAATATGTAAGTACGCCGGGGTAAAGCGAATACGCTTGCCCCGATCGGTGCTGCGATTTTTGCAATTAACGTACCACCACCTATATAGGGGTGAAGAACGCCGGGGGCCACACCCCCAGTAGCTGATTGGATCTTTGGACGAAATAACATTTTTTCATCTGACCGGATTACTTCTTCTCCTTTCCCTGTCGGCTTTTTTCTCGGCCTCAGAGACTGCCTTCTTTTCCCTTAGCCGCCTCCGTCTTCAGCGCCTCTCTCAAGCCGATCCCAAGCGGGGAGGTTGGGTCCTCAAGCTCCTCGAACGACCCACCCAGGCCATCGTAACCATCCAGATCGGGAACGAATTGGTCAACGTCACCGCTTCGGTTGTCATGACTTCCCTCGTCCTGTACCTCTGGGGGGCGCAATACGCGTGGCTGTCGGTTCTCTTCATGCTGCCCCTGCTCCTGATCTTCGGGGAGCTCACTCCCAAGCGGGTCGCCTTGGCCTATGCGGACCGGGTCGCCCCCATCCTGGCCTACCCACTCTCCCTCTTCTCCCTGCTCATCACCCCCGTGCGGACCATCATAAAGAGGGTGGTGAATTTCTGCCTAAGGGTTCTTGGGGTTCCGGCCGCCCTCGGCCCGTCAGGGATTTCGGAAGACGACTTCAAGATGATCCTGGATGTCGGACGTGAGGAGGGGGTGGTGGAACCCACTGAGCACAAGATGATCAAGCGGGCCCTGGCGTTTGCGGAAGTACGGGTCCGCCAGGTGATGACACCGCGCAGCGACATGTTCTCCCTGGATGTCAACCTCTCCTTTGGTGAGGCGGTCGAAGGGACGAAGAAGGCCGCCCTTTCCCGAATTCCCATCTACCATGGAACCGTCGACCGCATCGTAGGGATTCTCCATGCGAAAGACCTCCTCGTGGCCAAGGCGGAGGGATCGCCCCCACCCACCTTGGGCTCCCTGCTCCACCCCCCTTTTTTCGTCCCGGAGACCATACGGATCGATACCCTGCTCAAGGAGTTCCAACGGCGCCGGCGGCATATGGCGATCGTGGTGAACGAGTACGGTGGCACCGCGGGACTCGTCACTCTCGAGGACCTCCTGGAAGAACTCGTCGGTGAGATTACTGACGAGTTCGATCAGCCCCTCTCCTCCGCAGCGGAAGAGCGCACGGTATGATTCTTGTCCTGTTCCTGACCATTCCATGCCTGCTCCTCCTCGAAGCCTTCTTTTCGGGCTCAGAGATGGCCCTCATCTCCTGTGACCGAATTAAGCTCAGACATCAAGCCCAATCGGGTTTGAAGCGGGCCCAGGTGGCGGAGCGACTGTTGAGCCGACCGGACCAATTCCTCGCGACAACATTGATCGGGACCAACCTTTGTGTGGTAACCAACTCGGCGGTTGCCGCCGTCCTCTGTCTGCTGCTCTTGGGAGAAGGCCGTGAGCTCTACGCAACCCTGCTGCTGAGTCCCTTCGTTGTCCTCCTCGGCGAGATGGTGCCCAAGGCCTACTTCCGCCACCATGCGGACCGCCTGACCCCCCTGCTGGCGCCAACGCTCACCCTCTGCCTCCGACTCTTCGCACCCCTGAGCAGTATCATCCGCCGTGCGTCCAACTTCCTTCTCACTCCTCTGCAGCTCTCTTCGGCGGAACGAGATCCCTATATCATCCGAGAGGAGCTCAAATTCCTGGTTCAGGAGGGAAATCACCAAGCCGAGCTCGACACCGAGGAGCGGCGGATGATCCACAAGATCATTGACTTCGGAGAGACCACCGTCGACGAGGCCATGATCCCTCTCATCGAGGTGGTGGCGCTTCCAGCCGGGGCGACGGTGGCCGAGGCCGTGGCGTCGGTTAGTGAGCACCACTTCTCTCGCATCCCTGTGTACGAGGAGCGGATCGACCAGATTGTAGGAATCGTCCACGCCTTCGATCTCCTCAGCGCGGACCCCCAAGCGTCGCTCGGCTCGCTGATGCGCCCCGCCTACTATGTTCCCGAGACAAAACTGGTCGACGATTTGCTTCAGGAGATGCAGCGGCGGCAGGTCCAGATGGCCATCGCGGTGGACGAGTACGGCGGGGTGGTGGGGATCGTGACGGTCGAGGACCTGCTGGAGGAGATCGTGGGAGAGATCGAAGATGAATACGACGAGGAGCCTCCTCCCTTCAGGCGTCTGCCCGACGGCTCCTACATGGTCGACGCACGCATGGAGGTGGACCTTTTCAACGAAGAGCTCGGGCTCAAGCTTCCTGAAGGAGAATACGAAACCTTGGGTGGGTTCCTTCTTTCCCTTTTCCAGAAGATTCCCGACCCGGGAGAGGAAATCCGGTATCGAAGCATTCGATTCCTGGTCACGGAGTCGGATAAGCGAAGTATTGTAAAGGTCAGGGTGCGTCTGGTCGAACGCCAGGATGCGGAGAGAAAACGGGCCTAACGAAAATGTTCAAACCCCCCCAGGAGCGGTTCCCGCTTTCCTCGTGGGCCGACGAGGAACAGGCCATTCTCTGCGGGGAGGACCTCCCCGATAGGGTGGGGCCGGGCAAAGCCGTTCCGTACCAGGATGTCTTGGATGCTCACCGGATCTGCCCCGCTGGTGAAAAGGAGTTCGAAGTCCTCACCGCCCCCCACGGCCAACGTGAGGGGGTCTAGCCCGAGTAGACGACATACCTGCTTTGTGTGAGAGTCCACCGGAATCCGATTCGCGTAAATCTGCGCTCCTACCCCACTCTCCTCCGTCAGCCGACTCAGATCAGAGGCTAGTCCGTCGCTCAAATCGATCATGGCCGAGGCGAATCTGGCCTCGGCAAGGATTCTCCCCTCGCGATAACGGGCGACGGGGTAGAGCTGGGCCTGGATCGTCTCCCAGAGGGCCTTCCGGGCCTGCAGTGAGACTTTTCTCCCTCGCCTCCTGCCCGTCATCCCGGAATGCGTAATCCTGTACCCTGCCTTTAGGGCGTGAAGCCCCGCTGCTGCCCTGCCCAGGGGACCTGTCACCCAGATGGTATCTCCGACTTTGCCCCCTGAACGACGCACGAGCCGCTCTGCCTCCCCCTCGCCGATCACGGTAAGACTAAGGACCAGGGAGGGGGCCTCCGAGATGTCCCCCCCCACGACCGTAACCCTGGCTGCCTCGGCCGTCTCCCATATTCCCCTGCTTAGCCCATCGACGCGCTGAAGCGGCATCTCTGGGGGGAGGGCCAAAGCGACCAGGGCGTATTTGGGGACAGCCCCCATGGCCCCCACGTCACTCAAGCTGACGGTAATTCCCTTTTGCCCGACCGCCTCAGGCGGGCACCACTCCCAGCGGAAATCCGTTCCCTCCACCAAGACATCCACAGTGACTACTACCGCTAAGCCGGGCGAAGTTCGGACGATGGAAGCATCATCGCCGATGCCTGCCAAGACGTCGGGGGGAAGGGGAGGAGTCCTCGCCCGGAGCCTCCTGAGGAGGCCGAGCTCTCCCAGCGTGCGGAGGGTGGGACCTCTTGTGCGTTTCATGGTCTCACTTTCGTAGGATCCATCTGGGGAGTATCACAGAGCTCATCCCTATTCGATCTATCACAGTTTCCCAGCTTTTCAAGAAAGAAAAGATTTGATTATGAGGGATCCCCCCTTCGTATTTTCCCCTTGACAACCACAACATATTGTAGGACGCTTACATCGCCCATACTGAATATTGTGGATAGCAGGATATAGCAAACTGCCTGTTTGCGTTTAACTCACCTAAAGCGCGGAGGGTTGCCTTATGCTCGTCGACCAATTGACCGCCTTTCAGGAGCAGAAGACCAAGGTCCGCAGGCAGGCCCTCGACAACCGCAACGCCCAGGAAAGCAAAGACGATCTAAGCATAAAGATCTGTGAGAAATTTGTCAGCCTCCCGGAATACAGCGCCGCCGAGACAGTCATGTATTACTTGGACGCCCGGTCTGAGGTCCGCACCCGACATTACATGCCAACCGCTCTGACCAGCGGCACACGCATTGTCGTCCCCTACTGCGTCGAGGACGTTTTGCATCTGTTTTGGCTGGAGAGCATGGATGAGCTGGCCATCGGTATGTGGAAGATTCTGGAACCGCTTGAGGAACTGCGACAGGTTCCGGAAAAAAAGATCGATGTCAGTGAGCTCGACCTGATCATGGTCCCGGGCGTCGCCTTTAACCGCCGCGGAGCACGGATGGGGCACGGGAAAGGCTACTACGATAAGCTGCTCGAAAATGCACGACCGTCTGCTTCCTTCGTCGCGC encodes the following:
- the larB gene encoding nickel pincer cofactor biosynthesis protein LarB → MDGTKVREVLEAVREGKLSTEEAVDRLKLLPYEELGFATLDSHRSLRQGFPEVLFCPGKTIDQIVHIADRLLCQHGYLLATRASEEISDAIAKIDGSVEFNALARTVVIRREQRPPTTGVVLVMTAGTADIPVAEEAVVTADFLGSHVEKVYDVGVAGLHRLLHKWEELQRARVLLVVAGMDGVLPSVVGGMTSKPLIAVPTSVGYGASFGGLSALLTMLNSCAAGTAVVNIDNGFGAGVLAHRINLLGEHG
- the larC gene encoding nickel pincer cofactor biosynthesis protein LarC — its product is MRIAYFDCYSGISGDMILGALVDAGLPLEALRSEIAKLKLTGVDLKAEKVKRGGFVGTRVQVITPQEHHSHRHLSDILTLLEKTDLPEIVLARARQIFTQLGEAEAAVHGVPVERIHFHEIGALDTIVDVTGAIVGLNALGIREVYASALNLGGGKIHAAHGELPVPAPGTAGILRGVPVYGSPVEAELTTPTGAAIISTVANGFGVLPPLQVDQIGYGAGSLDLPGRANLLRLIVGERIEDLESDEIALVEANIDDMNPQLYEPLMEALFRAGALDVFLTPVIMKKSRPATVVSAIVPAGLEGSIGPILLSFSSTFGVRSRRMHRQMLPREVLAVQTRFGEVRVKVGRLHGRPIHLAPEYEDCRRLAEAAGTAAGEIMAAAVEAAGALLPRLNEQEA
- a CDS encoding Hpt domain-containing protein, translated to MDLTKYLHIFLKDSQEHLQRMDEHLLQLKAQPEDAEAIDGLFRSAHSIKGMSTTMGFDKLTQIAHSLENFLDPYRLGGQRLDPHAIDLLLRGVDQLRQSIPQVGGKGDGG
- a CDS encoding hemolysin family protein, with protein sequence MDEITFFHLTGLLLLLSLSAFFSASETAFFSLSRLRLQRLSQADPKRGGWVLKLLERPTQAIVTIQIGNELVNVTASVVMTSLVLYLWGAQYAWLSVLFMLPLLLIFGELTPKRVALAYADRVAPILAYPLSLFSLLITPVRTIIKRVVNFCLRVLGVPAALGPSGISEDDFKMILDVGREEGVVEPTEHKMIKRALAFAEVRVRQVMTPRSDMFSLDVNLSFGEAVEGTKKAALSRIPIYHGTVDRIVGILHAKDLLVAKAEGSPPPTLGSLLHPPFFVPETIRIDTLLKEFQRRRRHMAIVVNEYGGTAGLVTLEDLLEELVGEITDEFDQPLSSAAEERTV
- a CDS encoding hemolysin family protein, encoding MILVLFLTIPCLLLLEAFFSGSEMALISCDRIKLRHQAQSGLKRAQVAERLLSRPDQFLATTLIGTNLCVVTNSAVAAVLCLLLLGEGRELYATLLLSPFVVLLGEMVPKAYFRHHADRLTPLLAPTLTLCLRLFAPLSSIIRRASNFLLTPLQLSSAERDPYIIREELKFLVQEGNHQAELDTEERRMIHKIIDFGETTVDEAMIPLIEVVALPAGATVAEAVASVSEHHFSRIPVYEERIDQIVGIVHAFDLLSADPQASLGSLMRPAYYVPETKLVDDLLQEMQRRQVQMAIAVDEYGGVVGIVTVEDLLEEIVGEIEDEYDEEPPPFRRLPDGSYMVDARMEVDLFNEELGLKLPEGEYETLGGFLLSLFQKIPDPGEEIRYRSIRFLVTESDKRSIVKVRVRLVERQDAERKRA
- the thiL gene encoding thiamine-phosphate kinase, with protein sequence MKRTRGPTLRTLGELGLLRRLRARTPPLPPDVLAGIGDDASIVRTSPGLAVVVTVDVLVEGTDFRWEWCPPEAVGQKGITVSLSDVGAMGAVPKYALVALALPPEMPLQRVDGLSRGIWETAEAARVTVVGGDISEAPSLVLSLTVIGEGEAERLVRRSGGKVGDTIWVTGPLGRAAAGLHALKAGYRITHSGMTGRRRGRKVSLQARKALWETIQAQLYPVARYREGRILAEARFASAMIDLSDGLASDLSRLTEESGVGAQIYANRIPVDSHTKQVCRLLGLDPLTLAVGGGEDFELLFTSGADPVSIQDILVRNGFARPHPIGEVLPAENGLFLVGPRGKREPLLGGFEHFR
- a CDS encoding 5-formyltetrahydrofolate cyclo-ligase, whose translation is MLVDQLTAFQEQKTKVRRQALDNRNAQESKDDLSIKICEKFVSLPEYSAAETVMYYLDARSEVRTRHYMPTALTSGTRIVVPYCVEDVLHLFWLESMDELAIGMWKILEPLEELRQVPEKKIDVSELDLIMVPGVAFNRRGARMGHGKGYYDKLLENARPSASFVALAFECQIFPEIPTAPHDIFMDKIITEEAVYTGKGRTIHA